One region of Mycoplasma zalophi genomic DNA includes:
- the pyk gene encoding pyruvate kinase, giving the protein MKQKTKIIATAGPASDNYETMKQLIASGVTAIRANFSHGTGQDHIKKYDLARQVAKELNTNVSLILDTKGPEIRIGKIENDGQIISKNQEFNLVCGEEVFKNMIGDSHQVAVNYDMHLNLKNGDVVLLDDGKLKTTVIEIKNNIITVKTQNQHFLKTNKRINIPGVEFSLPFLSEKDKNDLLFGIEYGVDIVAASFVNSKKNLQDLRAFLDENGGQNIQICSKIESQMGIDNIDEIIENSDSIMIARGDLGLEVDYYKVPQYEQMIIKKCNIAKKEVIVATQMLDSMEKNPLPTRAEVTDVYWATLLGADATMLSGETASGNFPIETVKTMKQINNQANEDFFANEKQYLEYIWEILINSSDDSKWAYDIAKEVYYKKADYVFCLVSDYKKIKTLSKYKLHANIIAIFNESNMHTKIGILNNVFSIKDTEEDFVEMYKTNTITQKLHNLFNLDTKKYEIIKL; this is encoded by the coding sequence ATGAAACAAAAAACTAAAATAATTGCAACAGCAGGTCCTGCAAGTGATAATTATGAAACAATGAAACAACTAATAGCATCAGGAGTAACGGCAATAAGAGCTAATTTCAGTCATGGAACTGGACAAGATCACATCAAAAAATACGATTTAGCAAGACAAGTTGCAAAAGAATTAAACACAAATGTATCTTTAATTTTAGATACAAAGGGTCCTGAGATAAGAATTGGAAAAATAGAAAATGATGGTCAAATCATTTCAAAAAATCAAGAATTTAATTTAGTCTGTGGTGAAGAAGTTTTTAAAAATATGATAGGTGATTCTCACCAAGTTGCAGTTAATTACGATATGCATCTTAATTTAAAAAATGGTGATGTTGTTTTATTAGATGATGGTAAATTAAAAACAACCGTAATCGAAATAAAAAATAATATTATTACAGTAAAAACTCAAAATCAACATTTCTTAAAAACAAATAAAAGAATAAATATTCCTGGTGTTGAGTTTAGTTTACCTTTTTTAAGTGAAAAAGATAAAAATGATTTATTATTTGGAATTGAATATGGAGTTGATATAGTTGCTGCTAGTTTTGTAAATAGCAAAAAAAATTTACAAGATTTACGTGCTTTTTTAGATGAAAACGGCGGACAAAATATTCAAATTTGTTCAAAAATTGAATCACAAATGGGTATTGATAATATTGATGAAATTATTGAAAACTCAGATTCAATTATGATTGCAAGAGGTGATTTAGGTCTTGAAGTTGATTATTATAAAGTGCCTCAATATGAGCAAATGATCATAAAAAAATGTAATATTGCAAAAAAAGAAGTTATTGTTGCAACACAAATGTTAGATTCAATGGAAAAAAATCCATTACCTACAAGAGCAGAGGTAACAGATGTTTATTGAGCTACATTATTAGGAGCTGATGCAACTATGTTAAGTGGTGAAACAGCAAGTGGTAATTTTCCAATAGAAACTGTTAAAACAATGAAACAAATTAACAATCAAGCTAATGAAGATTTTTTTGCAAACGAAAAACAATATCTAGAATATATTTGAGAAATTTTAATTAATTCAAGTGATGATTCTAAATGAGCATATGATATAGCAAAAGAAGTATATTACAAAAAAGCAGATTACGTTTTTTGTTTAGTTTCAGATTATAAAAAAATAAAAACCCTTTCAAAATATAAATTACATGCAAATATTATTGCTATTTTTAATGAATCTAATATGCATACTAAAATAGGTATTTTAAATAACGTTTTTTCTATAAAAGATACAGAAGAAGATTTTGTAGAAATGTATAAAACAAACACAATTACTCAAAAACTTCATAATTTGTTCAATTTAGACACAAAAAAATACGAAATTATAAAATTATAA